Proteins from one Bombyx mori chromosome 25, ASM3026992v2 genomic window:
- the LOC101743064 gene encoding protein transport protein Sec23A isoform X3 — protein sequence MATYEEFIQQNEDRDGIRFTWNVWPSSRIEATRLVVPLACLYQPLKERPDLPPIQYEPVLCTRNTCRAILNPMCQVDYRAKLWVCNFCFQRNPFPPQYAAISEQHQPAELIPNFSTIEYTITRAQAMPPIYLLVVDTCLDEEELGALKDSLQTSLSLMPQNALVGLITFGKMVQIHELGTEGISKCYVFKGTKDLSAKQIQEQLAIGRVNAPNPQQQRPGAPVPQPPAHRFLQPVKQCDMSLTDLLGELGRDPWPLGVGKRPLRSSGVALSLAVGLLEVTYPNTGARIMMFLGGPCSQGPGQVVNDELKQPIRSHHDIHKDNAKYMKKAIKHYEALSLRSATNGHSIDIYSCALDQTGLMEMKQCCNSTGGHMVMGDSFNSSLFKQTFQRVFAKDTKGDYKMAFNGTLEVKCSRELKISGAIGSCVSLNVKGPCVSDQEVGMGNTCQWKLCTFTPSTTMSIFFEVANQASTVPQGGRGCVQFITQYQHSSGQRRVRVTTVARNWGDAAVSLHHIAAGFDQEAAAVVMARLVVYRAEIEDGPDVLRWLDRMLIRLCQKFGEYGKDDPNSFRLSENFSLYPQFMYHLRRSQFLQVFNNSPDETTFYRHMLMREDLTQSLIMIQPILYSYSFGGPPEPVLLDTSSIQADRILLMDTFFQILIYHGETIAQWRALRYQDMPEYESFAQLLRAPVDDAQEILQSRFPVPRYIDTEHGGSQARFLLSKVNPSQTHNNMYAYGGDGGAPVLTDDVSLQVFMEHLKKLAVSSTA from the exons ATGGCCACATACGAGGAGTTCATCCAGCAGAATGAAGACCGCGATGGCATACGGTTCACTTGGAACGTATGGCCATCAAGTAGAATTGAGGCTACGAGGCTTGTTGTGCCTTTGGCTTGCTTGTACCAACCGCTTAAGGAGCGCCCCGACCTACCACCGATACAGTACGAGCCTGTACTCTGTACACGAAATACATGCAGAGCTATATTGAACCCAATGTGCCAGGTGGATTACAGAGCTAAATTATGGGTCTGCAACTTTTGCTTCCAACGAAACCCA tttCCACCTCAATATGCTGCTATATCAGAACAGCATCAACCTGCAGAACTGATTCCTAACTTTTCCACCATAGAGTACACAATAACGCGAGCACAGGCTATGCCCCCAATCTACCTGCTTGTTGTTGATACTTGTTTAGATGAGGAAGAACTTGGGGCACTCAAAGATTCCTTGCAGACTTCACTTAGTTTAATGCCTCAAAATGCACTCGTTGGACTAATAACATTTGGTAAAATGGTACAGATTCATGAATTAG GTACAGAAGGCATATCAAAATGCTATGTTTTCAAAGGAACAAAAGATTTGTCAGCAAAGCAAATTCAAGAGCAACTAGCTATTGGCCGTGTGAATGCACCAAATCCTCAGCAGCAGCGTCCTGGTGCTCCTGTTCCACAGCCTCCAGCTCACAGATTCTTGCAGCCAGTCAAACAATGTGATATGTCATTAACTGACCTGCTCGGTGAACTTGGGAGGGATCCTTGGCCCTTAGGTGTTGGAAAGAGACCCTTACGTAGTAGCGGAGTAGCACTTTCATTGGCTGTTGGATTACTGGAAGTTACATATCCCAACACCGGCGCAAGAATCATGATGTTCCTAGGTGGACCATGTTCTCAGGGACCAGGTCAGGTTGTGAATGATGAGTTGAAACAGCCCATCCGATCCCATCATGACATTCATAAGGATAATGCTAAATATATGAAAAAGGCTATTAAACATTATGAAGCTTTGTCTCTAAGATCAGCAACAAATGGTCATTCCATAGATATTTACTCATGTGCTTTGGATCAGACTGGCCTGATGGAAATGAAACAGTGCTGTAATTCTACTgg AGGTCACATGGTGATGGGAGACTCGTTCAATTCATCTCTGTTCAAACAGACGTTCCAAAGAGTGTTCGCTAAAGACACAAAAGGAGATTATAAGATGGCATTCAACGGTACTTTAGAAGTCAAATGTAGCCGTGAACTGAAAA TATCTGGTGCGATTGGTTCCTGCGTGTCTCTGAATGTGAAGGGACCGTGCGTATCTGATCAGGAGGTCGGAATGGGCAACACGTGTCAATGGAAGCTATGTACTTTCACCCCCAGTACTACCATGTCCATATTCTTTGAG GTTGCAAACCAAGCTTCGACGGTACCCCAAGGTGGTCGCGGCTGCGTACAGTTCATCACGCAGTACCAGCACTCGAGCGGACAGAGACGCGTCCGAGTCACAACAGTGGCTAGAAA CTGGGGCGACGCAGCGGTGAGTCTCCATCACATAGCGGCCGGCTTCGACCAGGAGGCGGCCGCCGTGGTGATGGCGCGGCTCGTGGTCTACCGCGCCGAGATCGAGGATGGGCCTGACGTGCTGCGCTGGCTCGACCGGATGCTCATACGATTG TGCCAGAAGTTCGGTGAATACGGCAAAGACGATCCGAACAGCTTCCGCCTGTCGGAGAACTTCAGTCTGTACCCGCAGTTCATGTACCATCTCCGACGCTCGCAATTCCTTCAGGTCTTCAACAACTCACCGGACGAGACCACATTCTATag GCACATGTTGATGCGTGAAGATCTGACCCAGTCTCTGATCATGATCCAGCCGATCTTGTACTCGTACAGCTTCGGAGGTCCCCCGGAGCCGGTACTCTTGGACACGTCCTCCATACAAGCGGACCGCATACTCCTGATGGACACCTTCTTCCAAATATTGATATATCACGGCGAG ACGATAGCACAATGGCGGGCCCTGCGCTACCAAGACATGCCGGAGTACGAGAGCTTCGCGCAGCTGCTGCGGGCGCCCGTGGACGACGCGCAGGAGATCCTGCAGAGCAGGTTCCCGGTGCCCCGGTACATCGACACGGAGCACGGCGGCTCGCAG GCTCGTTTCCTCCTGTCCAAGGTGAATCCATCGCAGACCCATAACAACATGTACGCATACGGCGGG GACGGTGGCGCTCCCGTGCTGACCGACGACGTCTCGCTGCAAGTTTTCATGGAACATCTGAAAAAGTTGGCCGTCTCTTCGACTGCTTAA
- the LOC101743064 gene encoding protein transport protein Sec23A isoform X1 has translation MATYEEFIQQNEDRDGIRFTWNVWPSSRIEATRLVVPLACLYQPLKERPDLPPIQYEPVLCTRNTCRAILNPMCQVDYRAKLWVCNFCFQRNPFPPQYAAISEQHQPAELIPNFSTIEYTITRAQAMPPIYLLVVDTCLDEEELGALKDSLQTSLSLMPQNALVGLITFGKMVQIHELGTEGISKCYVFKGTKDLSAKQIQEQLAIGRVNAPNPQQQRPGAPVPQPPAHRFLQPVKQCDMSLTDLLGELGRDPWPLGVGKRPLRSSGVALSLAVGLLEVTYPNTGARIMMFLGGPCSQGPGQVVNDELKQPIRSHHDIHKDNAKYMKKAIKHYEALSLRSATNGHSIDIYSCALDQTGLMEMKQCCNSTGGHMVMGDSFNSSLFKQTFQRVFAKDTKGDYKMAFNGTLEVKCSRELKISGAIGSCVSLNVKGPCVSDQEVGMGNTCQWKLCTFTPSTTMSIFFEVANQASTVPQGGRGCVQFITQYQHSSGQRRVRVTTVARNWGDAAVSLHHIAAGFDQEAAAVVMARLVVYRAEIEDGPDVLRWLDRMLIRLCQKFGEYGKDDPNSFRLSENFSLYPQFMYHLRRSQFLQVFNNSPDETTFYRHMLMREDLTQSLIMIQPILYSYSFGGPPEPVLLDTSSIQADRILLMDTFFQILIYHGETIAQWRALRYQDMPEYESFAQLLRAPVDDAQEILQSRFPVPRYIDTEHGGSQARFLLSKVNPSQTHNNMYAYGGVSKTKYLDTCTLLKCSLFFILIKLLIYDFLNIVTEEA, from the exons ATGGCCACATACGAGGAGTTCATCCAGCAGAATGAAGACCGCGATGGCATACGGTTCACTTGGAACGTATGGCCATCAAGTAGAATTGAGGCTACGAGGCTTGTTGTGCCTTTGGCTTGCTTGTACCAACCGCTTAAGGAGCGCCCCGACCTACCACCGATACAGTACGAGCCTGTACTCTGTACACGAAATACATGCAGAGCTATATTGAACCCAATGTGCCAGGTGGATTACAGAGCTAAATTATGGGTCTGCAACTTTTGCTTCCAACGAAACCCA tttCCACCTCAATATGCTGCTATATCAGAACAGCATCAACCTGCAGAACTGATTCCTAACTTTTCCACCATAGAGTACACAATAACGCGAGCACAGGCTATGCCCCCAATCTACCTGCTTGTTGTTGATACTTGTTTAGATGAGGAAGAACTTGGGGCACTCAAAGATTCCTTGCAGACTTCACTTAGTTTAATGCCTCAAAATGCACTCGTTGGACTAATAACATTTGGTAAAATGGTACAGATTCATGAATTAG GTACAGAAGGCATATCAAAATGCTATGTTTTCAAAGGAACAAAAGATTTGTCAGCAAAGCAAATTCAAGAGCAACTAGCTATTGGCCGTGTGAATGCACCAAATCCTCAGCAGCAGCGTCCTGGTGCTCCTGTTCCACAGCCTCCAGCTCACAGATTCTTGCAGCCAGTCAAACAATGTGATATGTCATTAACTGACCTGCTCGGTGAACTTGGGAGGGATCCTTGGCCCTTAGGTGTTGGAAAGAGACCCTTACGTAGTAGCGGAGTAGCACTTTCATTGGCTGTTGGATTACTGGAAGTTACATATCCCAACACCGGCGCAAGAATCATGATGTTCCTAGGTGGACCATGTTCTCAGGGACCAGGTCAGGTTGTGAATGATGAGTTGAAACAGCCCATCCGATCCCATCATGACATTCATAAGGATAATGCTAAATATATGAAAAAGGCTATTAAACATTATGAAGCTTTGTCTCTAAGATCAGCAACAAATGGTCATTCCATAGATATTTACTCATGTGCTTTGGATCAGACTGGCCTGATGGAAATGAAACAGTGCTGTAATTCTACTgg AGGTCACATGGTGATGGGAGACTCGTTCAATTCATCTCTGTTCAAACAGACGTTCCAAAGAGTGTTCGCTAAAGACACAAAAGGAGATTATAAGATGGCATTCAACGGTACTTTAGAAGTCAAATGTAGCCGTGAACTGAAAA TATCTGGTGCGATTGGTTCCTGCGTGTCTCTGAATGTGAAGGGACCGTGCGTATCTGATCAGGAGGTCGGAATGGGCAACACGTGTCAATGGAAGCTATGTACTTTCACCCCCAGTACTACCATGTCCATATTCTTTGAG GTTGCAAACCAAGCTTCGACGGTACCCCAAGGTGGTCGCGGCTGCGTACAGTTCATCACGCAGTACCAGCACTCGAGCGGACAGAGACGCGTCCGAGTCACAACAGTGGCTAGAAA CTGGGGCGACGCAGCGGTGAGTCTCCATCACATAGCGGCCGGCTTCGACCAGGAGGCGGCCGCCGTGGTGATGGCGCGGCTCGTGGTCTACCGCGCCGAGATCGAGGATGGGCCTGACGTGCTGCGCTGGCTCGACCGGATGCTCATACGATTG TGCCAGAAGTTCGGTGAATACGGCAAAGACGATCCGAACAGCTTCCGCCTGTCGGAGAACTTCAGTCTGTACCCGCAGTTCATGTACCATCTCCGACGCTCGCAATTCCTTCAGGTCTTCAACAACTCACCGGACGAGACCACATTCTATag GCACATGTTGATGCGTGAAGATCTGACCCAGTCTCTGATCATGATCCAGCCGATCTTGTACTCGTACAGCTTCGGAGGTCCCCCGGAGCCGGTACTCTTGGACACGTCCTCCATACAAGCGGACCGCATACTCCTGATGGACACCTTCTTCCAAATATTGATATATCACGGCGAG ACGATAGCACAATGGCGGGCCCTGCGCTACCAAGACATGCCGGAGTACGAGAGCTTCGCGCAGCTGCTGCGGGCGCCCGTGGACGACGCGCAGGAGATCCTGCAGAGCAGGTTCCCGGTGCCCCGGTACATCGACACGGAGCACGGCGGCTCGCAG GCTCGTTTCCTCCTGTCCAAGGTGAATCCATCGCAGACCCATAACAACATGTACGCATACGGCGGGGTGAGTAAAACAAAATATCTTGATACTTGTACCTTATTAAaatgttcattattttttatattaattaaacttttaatttatgattttttaaatattgttacggAAGAAGCATGA
- the LOC692863 gene encoding calcium-binding protein p22 — protein MGNKSSLLLREEEIAQIQEETGFTPNQIERLYSRFTSLDKNDCGTLSREDFLRIPELAINPLSERIVQSFFAESHDDRVNFLQFMRVLAHFRPIKKNRENKLNCREEKLRFAFSMYDLDSDGKISRDELLAILHMMVGANISEEQLTSIAERTIIEADTNNDQMISFEEFCRALERTDVEQKMSIRFLN, from the exons ATGGGAAATAAGTCGTCTTTGTTGTTGAGAGAGGAGGAAATTGCACAAATACAGGAAGAAACCGGGT TCACACCTAATCAAATAGAACGCCTTTATTCCCGATTCACATCACTAGACAAAAATGACTGCGGAACATTATCTCGTGAGGACTTCCTGAGAATTCCAGAGTTAGCAATCAATCCACTAAGCGAGAGAATTGTGCAATCATTCTTTGCTGAAAGCCACGATGACAGAGTTAACTTCCTGCAGTTCATGAGGGTTCTTGCACACTTTAGGCCCATCAAGAAGAATAGGGAAAATAAACTCAATTGCAGAGAAGAAAAATTGAGGT TTGCATTTTCTATGTATGATCTGGACAGTGATGGTAAAATATCCAGAGATGAACTCCTCGCTATACTGCACATGATGGTTGGAGCCAATATTAG TGAGGAACAGCTGACGAGTATTGCTGAACGAACAATCATTGAAGCGGACACTAACAATGACCAAATGATATCCTTCGAGGAGTTCTGCCGGGCTCTTGAGAGGACCGATGTGGAACAAAAGATGTCCATTCGATTCCTCAATTGA
- the LOC101743064 gene encoding protein transport protein Sec23A isoform X2: protein MATYEEFIQQNEDRDGIRFTWNVWPSSRIEATRLVVPLACLYQPLKERPDLPPIQYEPVLCTRNTCRAILNPMCQVDYRAKLWVCNFCFQRNPFPPQYAAISEQHQPAELIPNFSTIEYTITRAQAMPPIYLLVVDTCLDEEELGALKDSLQTSLSLMPQNALVGLITFGKMVQIHELGTEGISKCYVFKGTKDLSAKQIQEQLAIGRVNAPNPQQQRPGAPVPQPPAHRFLQPVKQCDMSLTDLLGELGRDPWPLGVGKRPLRSSGVALSLAVGLLEVTYPNTGARIMMFLGGPCSQGPGQVVNDELKQPIRSHHDIHKDNAKYMKKAIKHYEALSLRSATNGHSIDIYSCALDQTGLMEMKQCCNSTGGHMVMGDSFNSSLFKQTFQRVFAKDTKGDYKMAFNGTLEVKCSRELKISGAIGSCVSLNVKGPCVSDQEVGMGNTCQWKLCTFTPSTTMSIFFEVANQASTVPQGGRGCVQFITQYQHSSGQRRVRVTTVARNWGDAAVSLHHIAAGFDQEAAAVVMARLVVYRAEIEDGPDVLRWLDRMLIRLCQKFGEYGKDDPNSFRLSENFSLYPQFMYHLRRSQFLQVFNNSPDETTFYRHMLMREDLTQSLIMIQPILYSYSFGGPPEPVLLDTSSIQADRILLMDTFFQILIYHGETIAQWRALRYQDMPEYESFAQLLRAPVDDAQEILQSRFPVPRYIDTEHGGSQARFLLSKVNPSQTHNNMYAYGGAMPIPSADGGAPVLTDDVSLQVFMEHLKKLAVSSTA from the exons ATGGCCACATACGAGGAGTTCATCCAGCAGAATGAAGACCGCGATGGCATACGGTTCACTTGGAACGTATGGCCATCAAGTAGAATTGAGGCTACGAGGCTTGTTGTGCCTTTGGCTTGCTTGTACCAACCGCTTAAGGAGCGCCCCGACCTACCACCGATACAGTACGAGCCTGTACTCTGTACACGAAATACATGCAGAGCTATATTGAACCCAATGTGCCAGGTGGATTACAGAGCTAAATTATGGGTCTGCAACTTTTGCTTCCAACGAAACCCA tttCCACCTCAATATGCTGCTATATCAGAACAGCATCAACCTGCAGAACTGATTCCTAACTTTTCCACCATAGAGTACACAATAACGCGAGCACAGGCTATGCCCCCAATCTACCTGCTTGTTGTTGATACTTGTTTAGATGAGGAAGAACTTGGGGCACTCAAAGATTCCTTGCAGACTTCACTTAGTTTAATGCCTCAAAATGCACTCGTTGGACTAATAACATTTGGTAAAATGGTACAGATTCATGAATTAG GTACAGAAGGCATATCAAAATGCTATGTTTTCAAAGGAACAAAAGATTTGTCAGCAAAGCAAATTCAAGAGCAACTAGCTATTGGCCGTGTGAATGCACCAAATCCTCAGCAGCAGCGTCCTGGTGCTCCTGTTCCACAGCCTCCAGCTCACAGATTCTTGCAGCCAGTCAAACAATGTGATATGTCATTAACTGACCTGCTCGGTGAACTTGGGAGGGATCCTTGGCCCTTAGGTGTTGGAAAGAGACCCTTACGTAGTAGCGGAGTAGCACTTTCATTGGCTGTTGGATTACTGGAAGTTACATATCCCAACACCGGCGCAAGAATCATGATGTTCCTAGGTGGACCATGTTCTCAGGGACCAGGTCAGGTTGTGAATGATGAGTTGAAACAGCCCATCCGATCCCATCATGACATTCATAAGGATAATGCTAAATATATGAAAAAGGCTATTAAACATTATGAAGCTTTGTCTCTAAGATCAGCAACAAATGGTCATTCCATAGATATTTACTCATGTGCTTTGGATCAGACTGGCCTGATGGAAATGAAACAGTGCTGTAATTCTACTgg AGGTCACATGGTGATGGGAGACTCGTTCAATTCATCTCTGTTCAAACAGACGTTCCAAAGAGTGTTCGCTAAAGACACAAAAGGAGATTATAAGATGGCATTCAACGGTACTTTAGAAGTCAAATGTAGCCGTGAACTGAAAA TATCTGGTGCGATTGGTTCCTGCGTGTCTCTGAATGTGAAGGGACCGTGCGTATCTGATCAGGAGGTCGGAATGGGCAACACGTGTCAATGGAAGCTATGTACTTTCACCCCCAGTACTACCATGTCCATATTCTTTGAG GTTGCAAACCAAGCTTCGACGGTACCCCAAGGTGGTCGCGGCTGCGTACAGTTCATCACGCAGTACCAGCACTCGAGCGGACAGAGACGCGTCCGAGTCACAACAGTGGCTAGAAA CTGGGGCGACGCAGCGGTGAGTCTCCATCACATAGCGGCCGGCTTCGACCAGGAGGCGGCCGCCGTGGTGATGGCGCGGCTCGTGGTCTACCGCGCCGAGATCGAGGATGGGCCTGACGTGCTGCGCTGGCTCGACCGGATGCTCATACGATTG TGCCAGAAGTTCGGTGAATACGGCAAAGACGATCCGAACAGCTTCCGCCTGTCGGAGAACTTCAGTCTGTACCCGCAGTTCATGTACCATCTCCGACGCTCGCAATTCCTTCAGGTCTTCAACAACTCACCGGACGAGACCACATTCTATag GCACATGTTGATGCGTGAAGATCTGACCCAGTCTCTGATCATGATCCAGCCGATCTTGTACTCGTACAGCTTCGGAGGTCCCCCGGAGCCGGTACTCTTGGACACGTCCTCCATACAAGCGGACCGCATACTCCTGATGGACACCTTCTTCCAAATATTGATATATCACGGCGAG ACGATAGCACAATGGCGGGCCCTGCGCTACCAAGACATGCCGGAGTACGAGAGCTTCGCGCAGCTGCTGCGGGCGCCCGTGGACGACGCGCAGGAGATCCTGCAGAGCAGGTTCCCGGTGCCCCGGTACATCGACACGGAGCACGGCGGCTCGCAG GCTCGTTTCCTCCTGTCCAAGGTGAATCCATCGCAGACCCATAACAACATGTACGCATACGGCGGG GCGATGCCGATACCATCTGCG GACGGTGGCGCTCCCGTGCTGACCGACGACGTCTCGCTGCAAGTTTTCATGGAACATCTGAAAAAGTTGGCCGTCTCTTCGACTGCTTAA
- the LOC101743302 gene encoding protein distal antenna yields the protein MATKGKRPMRALTPGDKIEAIQRVNDGESKASVARDIGVPESTLRGWCKNEDKLRYMTSRLSSPDTDKSNDGEPLEKRARTVSPAAPSPPAPSGLDLTAASIPTSTATQLPPAPADAPVELTTKRSEPSPIPHVPRERRPDPGASVSMSAISPLSGLGHIPGLSHSHLGLSFNEIATNLTLLAQLNPGLSALSAQPSSLLRSVRSPKPAHNGGLNLSDTKHRKSHHSDPYRHSGSKSSHHHGSLPSAATQPVDDTLWYWLKTQQAMLDLTAQTTAAHPLQLSKSSESSMPSKPVAPAAPVNPHLDYNRNSWLWQYYKQFGGAMPLPEDKHKPASQVPKEKTAENILYSQLTKGKPEKGTAISPDRPQLREEDTRDTPNEGIRVATPVASPEIGSENKEPMTERSLDAPRNQTKARTVLDSLLFNNSGATTNKDSAAENQPNEEWETGAAEALEHGDKFLSWLESSGDPSVTRMHVHQLRALLHNLRARRAPSAEHARRK from the coding sequence ATGGCAACAAAGGGTAAGCGACCTATGCGCGCTCTGACGCCCGGCGACAAAATCGAGGCCATACAACGGGTCAACGACGGAGAGTCCAAGGCATCGGTCGCACGAGACATAGGCGTGCCAGAGTCCACTCTGCGCGGCTGGTGCAAGAACGAGGACAAACTGCGCTACATGACGTCACGATTATCGTCACCCGACACGGACAAGAGCAATGACGGCGAGCCTCTAGAGAAACGTGCACGCACCGTGTCCCCGGCCGCGCCCTCACCCCCCGCGCCCTCCGGCCTCGACCTGACCGCCGCGTCTATACCCACCTCCACCGCCACACAACTACCGCCGGCACCGGCCGACGCTCCCGTGGAACTCACAACCAAACGCAGCGAACCATCACCCATCCCGCATGTACCTCGCGAGCGCAGACCGGACCCCGGGGCCAGTGTTTCTATGAGCGCCATCAGCCCGCTCTCCGGCCTCGGTCACATCCCTGGCCTCTCGCATTCACATCTCGGACTCAGTTTTAACGAAATAGCGACCAATCTCACGCTCTTGGCGCAACTCAACCCGGGCCTGTCGGCCTTGTCCGCCCAGCCATCTAGTCTTTTGCGGTCGGTGCGATCTCCGAAACCAGCACACAACGGTGGACTCAACTTGAGTGACACCAAACATCGCAAGTCACATCACTCCGATCCTTATCGTCACTCAGGGTCAAAGTCGAGCCATCATCACGGATCATTACCATCGGCGGCCACTCAGCCCGTGGACGACACTCTTTGGTATTGGCTAAAAACTCAACAGGCGATGCTGGACCTAACCGCGCAAACGACGGCCGCTCATCCACTACAACTGAGCAAATCCTCCGAGTCAAGCATGCCATCTAAACCAGTGGCCCCAGCCGCCCCGGTCAATCCACACCTCGACTACAACCGAAACTCGTGGCTGTGGCAATACTATAAACAGTTCGGTGGCGCTATGCCGCTACCCGAAGACAAACACAAGCCAGCATCTCAGGTACCAAAGGAAAAGACCGCGGAGAACATTCTCTACTCGCAACTCACTAAAGGAAAGCCGGAGAAGGGAACAGCGATAAGTCCCGACAGACCACAGCTACGCGAAGAGGACACACGCGATACGCCAAATGAAGGCATTCGCGTCGCCACTCCCGTCGCCAGCCCCGAAATAGGTTCAGAAAACAAGGAACCCATGACCGAACGCAGTCTCGATGCTCCGAGAAACCAAACGAAAGCCAGAACCGTCTTAGATAGTCTATTATTCAACAATTCGGGCGCAACCACGAACAAGGACTCGGCAGCGGAGAATCAACCGAACGAAGAGTGGGAGACGGGGGCCGCAGAGGCTCTAGAGCACGGCGACAAGTTCCTGTCGTGGCTGGAGTCGAGCGGCGACCCGAGCGTGACGCGCATGCACGTGCACCAGCTGCGGGCCCTGCTGCACAACCTGCGGGCGCGCCGGGCCCCCTCCGCCGAGCACGCGCGCCGCAAGTAA